In the genome of Pseudomonas sp. HS6, one region contains:
- a CDS encoding dihydrodipicolinate synthase family protein translates to MSDNIFTGCMPALMTPCTAARKPDFDALVAKGRELIDTGMSAVVYCGSMGDWPLLTEAERQEGVARLVAAGIPTIVGTGAINTREAVSHAAHAAKVGAQGLMVIPRVLSRGASLAAQKAHFSAILQAAPNLPSVIYNSPYYGFATRADLFFELRREYPNLIGFKEFGGAADLRYAAENITSKDDDVTLMVGVDTQVVHGFVNCNATGAITGIGNALPREVLQLVALSKQAAKGDAKARRQARELESALAVLSSFDEGADLVLYYKHLMVLNGDKEYTLHFNETDALSDSQRRYAEAQYTLFRHWYENWSAEQNFA, encoded by the coding sequence ATGAGCGACAACATCTTCACCGGCTGCATGCCCGCCTTGATGACCCCGTGCACCGCCGCACGCAAACCGGACTTCGACGCCTTGGTGGCCAAGGGTCGCGAGTTGATCGATACCGGCATGAGCGCCGTGGTCTATTGCGGTTCCATGGGTGACTGGCCGCTGCTCACCGAGGCCGAGCGTCAGGAAGGCGTGGCGCGGCTGGTGGCTGCCGGTATTCCGACCATCGTCGGTACTGGCGCCATCAACACCCGTGAAGCGGTTTCCCATGCCGCCCATGCCGCAAAAGTCGGTGCTCAGGGCTTGATGGTGATTCCACGGGTACTGTCCCGTGGCGCTTCGCTCGCCGCGCAAAAGGCCCACTTTTCCGCGATTTTGCAGGCCGCGCCGAACTTGCCGTCGGTGATCTACAACAGCCCTTACTACGGCTTCGCGACCCGCGCCGACCTGTTCTTCGAACTGCGCCGCGAATATCCGAACCTGATCGGCTTCAAGGAATTCGGCGGTGCCGCCGACCTGCGTTACGCCGCCGAAAACATCACCTCCAAGGACGATGACGTAACGCTGATGGTCGGTGTCGACACTCAAGTCGTGCACGGTTTCGTCAACTGCAACGCCACCGGTGCGATCACCGGCATCGGCAACGCCCTGCCCCGCGAAGTGCTGCAACTGGTGGCGCTGAGCAAGCAAGCGGCCAAGGGCGATGCCAAGGCCCGGCGCCAGGCGCGGGAGCTGGAATCGGCGCTGGCGGTGCTGTCGTCCTTCGATGAAGGCGCGGATCTGGTGCTGTATTACAAACACCTGATGGTGCTCAACGGCGACAAGGAATACACCCTGCATTTCAACGAGACCGATGCCCTCAGCGACTCGCAACGTCGCTACGCGGAAGCCCAGTACACGCTGTTCCGTCACTGGTACGAAAACTGGTCGGCGGAACAGAACTTCGCCTGA
- a CDS encoding 4-hydroxyproline epimerase, producing MKRVHVIDSHTGGEPTRLVMKGFPDLSGNTMAEKRDALRNQHDRWRRACLLEPRGNDVLVGALYCEPVSADATCGVIFFNNAGYLGMCGHGTIGLIASLQHLGLIAPGVHKIDTPVGPVSATLHEDGAVTLGNVPAYRLRKQVAVEVPGYGRFLGDIAYGGNWFFLVSEHGQTLTMDNVETLTDFTWKMLKALEDQGIHGDDGAVIDHVELFADDDHADSRNFVMCPGKAYDRSPCGTGTSAKLACLAADEKLASGERWVQASITGSQFKGRFEWEGERVRPFITGRAYMTADSTLLIDETDPFAWGI from the coding sequence ATGAAACGAGTACACGTCATTGATTCGCACACCGGCGGCGAACCCACGCGTCTGGTGATGAAAGGCTTCCCCGATCTGTCCGGCAACACCATGGCCGAAAAGCGTGATGCCCTGCGCAATCAGCACGACCGCTGGCGCCGAGCTTGTCTGCTAGAGCCGCGCGGCAACGATGTACTGGTCGGCGCGCTGTATTGCGAGCCGGTGTCGGCGGACGCCACCTGCGGCGTGATCTTCTTCAACAACGCCGGCTATCTGGGCATGTGCGGCCACGGCACCATCGGCCTCATCGCCTCCTTGCAGCACCTGGGGCTGATCGCGCCGGGCGTGCACAAGATCGACACGCCGGTCGGCCCGGTCAGCGCGACGTTGCATGAGGACGGCGCCGTGACCCTCGGCAACGTGCCGGCTTATCGATTGCGCAAACAAGTGGCGGTTGAGGTGCCGGGATACGGCCGCTTCCTCGGTGATATCGCCTATGGCGGCAACTGGTTTTTCCTGGTTTCCGAACACGGCCAGACGCTGACGATGGACAACGTCGAAACCCTGACCGACTTCACCTGGAAAATGCTCAAGGCCCTCGAAGACCAAGGCATTCATGGCGACGACGGCGCGGTCATCGACCACGTCGAACTGTTCGCCGATGACGACCACGCCGACAGCCGCAACTTCGTCATGTGTCCCGGCAAAGCCTACGACCGCTCCCCTTGCGGCACCGGCACCAGCGCCAAACTCGCGTGCCTGGCCGCCGACGAAAAACTTGCGTCTGGCGAGCGCTGGGTGCAGGCCAGCATCACCGGCAGCCAGTTCAAAGGTCGCTTCGAATGGGAAGGTGAACGCGTGCGCCCGTTCATCACCGGCCGCGCCTACATGACCGCCGACAGCACGCTGCTGATCGACGAAACAGATCCGTTCGCGTGGGGCATCTGA
- a CDS encoding APC family permease yields the protein MSGQGKFKKQLSLIDLTFIGLGAIFGSGWLFAASHVSAIAGPAGIFSWLLGGFAVLLLGIVYCELGAALPRAGGVVRYPVYSHGPLLGYLMGFITLIAFSSLVAIEVVASRQYAAAWFPGLTKTGSGDPTLLGWLVQFGLLCVFFLLNYRSVKTFAKANNLVSVFKFIVPLLVIGVLFTFFKPENFQVQGFAPFGLSGIEMAVSAGGVIFAYLGLTPIISVASEVKNPQRTIPIALILSVLLSTAIYVLLQTAFLGGIPTELLANGWAGVSKEFALPYRDIALALGVGWLAYLVVADAVISPSGCGNIYMNATPRVIYGWAQTGTFFKVFTRIDEKSGIPRPALWLTFALSVFWTLPFPSWEALINVVSAALVLSYAVAPVTVAALRRNAPDMPRPFRVKCMGVLGPVSFIIAALIVYWSGWDTVSWLLGLQILMFVVYLLCGRFVPTQHLSLAHQVRSSAWLIAFYAVTIVLSKLGTFGGLGILAHPFDTLVVAAFATGIYYWGAATGVPAHLLRLESEEDESEVTSTSPASAANPRAAGAY from the coding sequence ATGTCAGGCCAAGGCAAGTTCAAAAAACAACTTTCACTGATCGACCTCACCTTTATCGGGCTCGGGGCGATCTTCGGTTCGGGCTGGTTGTTCGCGGCCAGTCACGTCTCCGCGATTGCCGGGCCGGCGGGGATTTTCTCCTGGCTGCTGGGCGGTTTCGCCGTGTTGCTGCTGGGCATCGTCTACTGCGAACTGGGCGCGGCGTTGCCCCGGGCCGGCGGTGTGGTGCGTTATCCGGTCTACAGCCACGGCCCGCTGCTGGGTTATCTGATGGGTTTTATCACGCTGATCGCGTTTTCCAGCCTGGTGGCGATCGAAGTGGTTGCCTCTCGCCAATATGCGGCGGCGTGGTTTCCCGGCCTGACCAAAACCGGCAGTGGTGATCCGACGTTGCTGGGCTGGCTGGTGCAGTTCGGCCTGCTCTGCGTGTTCTTCCTGCTCAACTACCGCAGCGTGAAAACCTTCGCCAAGGCCAACAACCTGGTCAGCGTATTCAAGTTCATCGTGCCGCTGCTGGTGATCGGTGTGCTGTTCACCTTCTTCAAACCCGAGAACTTCCAGGTTCAAGGCTTCGCCCCCTTCGGGCTCTCGGGCATCGAGATGGCTGTTTCCGCCGGCGGCGTCATCTTCGCCTACCTCGGCCTCACCCCGATTATCTCGGTGGCCAGCGAAGTGAAAAATCCCCAGCGCACCATTCCGATCGCGCTGATCCTGTCGGTGCTGCTGTCCACCGCAATCTACGTGTTGCTGCAAACGGCGTTCCTCGGCGGCATTCCTACCGAACTGCTCGCCAATGGCTGGGCCGGAGTTTCCAAGGAATTCGCCCTGCCGTATCGCGACATCGCCTTGGCACTTGGCGTGGGCTGGCTGGCTTATCTGGTGGTCGCGGACGCGGTGATCTCGCCAAGCGGTTGCGGCAACATCTACATGAACGCCACACCTCGGGTGATCTACGGCTGGGCACAGACCGGCACCTTCTTCAAGGTCTTCACCCGCATCGATGAGAAGTCCGGCATCCCGCGCCCGGCGCTGTGGCTGACCTTCGCCCTGTCGGTGTTCTGGACTCTGCCGTTCCCGTCCTGGGAAGCGCTGATCAACGTGGTGTCTGCCGCACTGGTGTTGAGCTACGCCGTGGCGCCGGTGACCGTCGCCGCACTGCGTCGCAATGCGCCCGACATGCCGCGCCCGTTCCGGGTCAAGTGCATGGGTGTGCTGGGGCCGGTGTCGTTCATCATCGCGGCGCTGATCGTCTATTGGTCGGGTTGGGACACCGTGTCCTGGCTGCTCGGCCTGCAAATCCTGATGTTTGTCGTGTACCTGCTGTGTGGTCGTTTCGTGCCGACCCAACATCTGAGCCTTGCCCATCAAGTGCGCTCATCTGCGTGGCTGATCGCGTTCTATGCCGTGACCATCGTCCTGTCGAAACTCGGCACCTTCGGTGGTCTGGGCATCCTCGCCCACCCTTTCGACACACTGGTCGTCGCCGCTTTCGCCACCGGCATTTATTACTGGGGCGCCGCCACTGGCGTACCGGCGCATCTGCTGCGCCTGGAGTCCGAAGAGGATGAAAGCGAAGTCACTTCGACGTCCCCGGCCTCCGCTGCCAACCCGCGCGCTGCCGGCGCTTATTGA
- a CDS encoding AraC family transcriptional regulator, translated as MQSAFAILCQGDERHRPETLEALLAGVAALLPMLDVIPNAAIFIKDVEARYVMANRTLVQRCGLKDLKPLLGKTSAQVFPAQLGPGYTEQDRRVLEEGWVLEDQLELHLYGSREPGWCLTHKRPLYSRDGAIIGLAGISVDLQSASETHPAFERLAAVDEHIRAHFNRRVTLGELTRIAGISVAQLERYCKRVFHLTPRQMIQKVRLEHAHRLLHTDMPITEVALQCGYTDHSAFTRQFKASTGFTPRQYRQATEQ; from the coding sequence ATGCAGAGCGCGTTTGCGATCCTGTGTCAGGGCGATGAACGTCATCGCCCCGAAACCCTCGAAGCGCTGCTGGCCGGCGTGGCGGCGCTGTTGCCGATGCTGGATGTGATTCCGAACGCGGCGATTTTCATCAAGGATGTCGAAGCGCGGTACGTCATGGCCAACCGCACGCTGGTGCAACGCTGCGGGTTGAAAGACCTGAAACCGTTGCTCGGTAAAACCAGTGCGCAGGTATTCCCGGCGCAACTGGGGCCGGGCTACACCGAGCAGGATCGTCGGGTGCTGGAAGAAGGGTGGGTGCTGGAGGATCAGCTGGAGTTGCACCTCTACGGCAGTCGCGAACCGGGCTGGTGCCTGACGCATAAACGACCGCTGTACAGCCGCGACGGCGCGATCATTGGCCTGGCAGGGATTTCGGTGGATCTGCAATCAGCCAGCGAAACTCACCCGGCCTTCGAGCGACTGGCCGCTGTCGACGAACACATCCGCGCGCATTTCAATCGCCGGGTGACGCTGGGTGAACTGACCCGGATCGCCGGTATCTCGGTGGCGCAGCTGGAGCGTTACTGCAAACGCGTGTTCCACCTGACGCCACGGCAGATGATCCAGAAAGTACGGCTGGAGCATGCCCATCGCTTGTTGCACACCGACATGCCGATCACCGAGGTTGCACTGCAATGTGGCTATACCGATCACAGTGCTTTCACCCGCCAGTTCAAGGCCTCGACCGGATTCACGCCGCGTCAGTATCGACAGGCGACGGAACAATGA
- a CDS encoding DUF4189 domain-containing protein, whose translation MSETWVRRCSYGLFAILLTLTASCSSKAHYATTGDRCYAKAVPTMGEGGLAWGSTLGQAQKKSMNNCMRYAGRSGGTPSTCQVVVSKCKN comes from the coding sequence ATGAGCGAAACCTGGGTACGCCGATGCTCGTATGGCCTGTTCGCGATCCTGCTGACGTTGACGGCGTCCTGTTCGAGCAAGGCTCACTACGCGACCACCGGTGATCGCTGCTATGCCAAAGCGGTGCCGACGATGGGCGAGGGTGGCCTGGCCTGGGGATCGACCCTGGGCCAGGCACAGAAAAAATCCATGAACAACTGCATGCGCTACGCCGGCCGCTCCGGCGGCACGCCCAGTACCTGTCAGGTGGTGGTGTCCAAGTGCAAGAATTGA
- a CDS encoding TonB-dependent receptor, whose translation MPSLKTLPAALLGLALACPVEADSQGMELGQVLIGAEDQNGEDLSLEEAKARLAQVPGGTNVVDMRRPMQGRVASNQDVLAYQPGVYAQSAGNEGVKISIRGSGINRAPGAHASGLYTMLDGLPLTGPGGTPYELLEPLWLDHVEVLRGANGFDRGALALGGAVDYVSHTGYDAPLLNVRYVMGSHGYAQRQVSSGQVLGDFDYYLSMTDAHSDGYQDHTASKSQGVIANFGYRFNPNLETRFYIRHRETDNDLAGRVTKHSIEHDPRAANPAYVTRNDSRDQPGSTFIGNKTTYYIDDDSSIQTGLVYHDYPMDLREGPNRLKVAYTDVSGTFDYKRRDTLWGMESNSTVGLRVTKHLPNDGASELVRIPTGNTAGYAPGTHMRDFTYQGSDTVLHFGNDLEIADDLWLTTGLAAIYTRRESAVTYPEGGGKTSLGDWDYAPRLGLRYQVTPDLQLFANLSRSVEAPHPWSLIYSSNIRFPAGSGAATGTQRDPIKLQNQTATTLELGGRGDSSLGEWSLAWYYAQVRHELLSVLPDANATTPYELNASPTVHQGIEASLNSNLWSANDGGKLSLRQAYTFSDFHYRDDDRFGDNRLPGLPMHYYQGELRYDFPQGFFAAVNTQLVSKVAVDYANSYYADPYATFGATLGYNAPKGDWQTWLDMRNLTDKHYAATVTPGYDDKGLDAARSTPGEGMAMYVGVSWSLL comes from the coding sequence ATGCCCTCGCTCAAAACACTGCCCGCTGCATTGCTGGGGCTGGCCCTTGCTTGTCCGGTCGAAGCCGATTCTCAGGGCATGGAGTTGGGGCAGGTGTTGATCGGGGCTGAGGACCAGAACGGTGAAGACCTTTCGCTGGAGGAGGCCAAGGCCCGGTTGGCACAGGTGCCCGGCGGCACCAACGTGGTCGATATGCGCCGCCCGATGCAGGGGAGGGTGGCAAGCAATCAGGATGTACTCGCCTATCAACCGGGGGTGTATGCCCAGTCGGCGGGCAACGAAGGGGTGAAAATCTCGATTCGTGGTTCGGGCATCAATCGGGCGCCTGGCGCTCACGCGTCGGGGCTGTACACGATGCTCGACGGTCTGCCGCTGACCGGCCCCGGCGGTACGCCTTATGAGTTGCTGGAACCACTGTGGCTCGATCATGTTGAAGTGCTGCGCGGTGCCAACGGTTTCGACCGCGGCGCGCTGGCCCTCGGTGGGGCGGTCGATTACGTCAGCCACACCGGCTACGACGCGCCTCTGTTGAATGTGCGTTACGTCATGGGCAGCCACGGCTATGCCCAGCGGCAAGTCAGCTCGGGGCAGGTGCTCGGCGACTTCGATTACTACCTGTCGATGACCGATGCGCACTCCGACGGTTATCAGGATCACACCGCGAGCAAGAGCCAGGGTGTGATTGCCAACTTCGGCTATCGCTTCAATCCGAATCTGGAAACCCGCTTCTACATCCGCCACCGCGAGACCGACAACGACCTCGCCGGACGGGTGACCAAGCACTCCATCGAACACGATCCGCGTGCTGCCAACCCGGCCTACGTGACGCGCAACGACAGCCGCGATCAACCCGGCAGCACCTTCATCGGCAACAAGACCACGTACTACATCGACGACGATTCGAGCATCCAGACCGGTCTCGTTTATCACGATTACCCGATGGACCTGCGCGAAGGTCCGAACCGTTTGAAGGTCGCGTACACCGATGTCAGCGGCACATTCGACTACAAGCGCCGCGACACCCTCTGGGGGATGGAGAGCAACAGCACCGTGGGCCTGCGGGTGACCAAACACCTGCCCAACGATGGGGCCAGCGAGCTGGTGCGGATTCCCACCGGCAACACCGCCGGTTACGCGCCGGGCACGCACATGCGCGACTTCACTTATCAAGGCTCGGACACCGTTCTGCACTTTGGCAATGACCTGGAGATCGCCGACGACCTGTGGCTGACCACCGGCCTCGCCGCGATCTACACCCGCCGCGAAAGTGCCGTGACCTATCCGGAAGGCGGCGGCAAGACCAGCCTCGGCGACTGGGATTACGCGCCACGTCTGGGTCTGCGTTATCAGGTGACGCCGGACCTGCAACTGTTCGCTAACCTCAGCCGCTCGGTCGAAGCGCCGCATCCGTGGTCGCTGATCTACAGCTCGAACATTCGCTTCCCGGCCGGCAGCGGCGCCGCCACCGGCACCCAGCGCGACCCCATTAAACTGCAAAACCAGACCGCAACCACCCTGGAACTCGGCGGCCGTGGCGACAGCTCACTCGGCGAATGGAGCCTGGCCTGGTATTACGCCCAGGTGCGCCACGAATTGCTCTCGGTATTGCCGGACGCCAACGCCACCACGCCTTATGAACTCAATGCCAGCCCGACCGTGCACCAAGGTATTGAAGCCAGCCTCAACAGCAACCTGTGGTCAGCGAACGATGGCGGCAAGTTGAGCTTGCGCCAGGCCTATACCTTCAGCGATTTCCACTACCGCGACGACGATCGCTTCGGCGACAACCGCTTGCCCGGCCTGCCGATGCATTACTACCAGGGCGAACTGCGCTACGACTTCCCGCAGGGCTTCTTCGCCGCCGTCAACACGCAACTGGTATCGAAAGTGGCGGTGGATTACGCCAACAGCTACTACGCCGATCCCTACGCTACCTTCGGCGCGACCCTCGGTTACAACGCACCCAAAGGCGACTGGCAGACCTGGCTGGACATGCGCAACCTGACCGACAAGCACTACGCCGCTACCGTTACGCCGGGCTATGACGATAAAGGACTGGATGCCGCACGCTCAACGCCGGGCGAGGGCATGGCGATGTATGTCGGGGTGTCGTGGAGTTTGCTTTGA
- a CDS encoding ABC transporter ATP-binding protein encodes MVKIRLDNLGARYGQREIISGVSTATFTGGQVVAVVGPNAAGKSTLFKRMAGLIDGPGEVILEGSKKGTQGISYMPQGLNASARLTVYESVLLARKQLTPNWSVHDDELQLVDEILEALGITELSFRNLGELSGGQQQLVSIAQTLVREPEILLMDEPTSALDMHRQVQVLNFMKALARRREVIVFIAIHDLNQALRFADQVLVIAGGTAHGSGPSHEVITEPMLRTVYKVEARIEQCSRGQHHILIDDIV; translated from the coding sequence ATGGTGAAGATCCGGCTCGACAACCTCGGCGCCCGCTACGGGCAGCGCGAGATCATTTCCGGTGTCAGCACCGCGACGTTTACCGGCGGCCAGGTCGTGGCGGTGGTCGGGCCCAATGCGGCGGGCAAATCGACGTTGTTCAAACGCATGGCCGGGCTGATCGACGGCCCGGGCGAAGTGATTCTCGAAGGTTCGAAGAAAGGTACCCAAGGCATCAGCTATATGCCCCAGGGCCTGAACGCCAGCGCCCGGTTGACGGTGTATGAATCGGTGCTGCTGGCGCGAAAGCAACTGACGCCCAACTGGTCGGTTCACGACGATGAGTTGCAACTGGTGGACGAGATTCTGGAAGCGCTCGGGATCACCGAACTGTCGTTCCGCAACCTCGGTGAACTGAGCGGCGGTCAGCAACAGTTGGTGTCAATCGCCCAAACTTTGGTGCGCGAGCCGGAAATCCTGCTGATGGACGAACCCACCAGCGCACTCGACATGCACCGGCAGGTTCAGGTGTTGAACTTCATGAAAGCCCTGGCGCGCCGCCGTGAAGTGATCGTGTTCATCGCCATCCACGACTTGAACCAGGCGCTGCGATTTGCCGATCAGGTGCTGGTCATCGCTGGTGGCACGGCCCATGGCAGCGGGCCGAGCCATGAGGTCATCACCGAGCCGATGCTGCGCACGGTCTACAAGGTCGAGGCACGGATCGAGCAATGCAGTCGCGGGCAGCACCATATTCTGATCGACGATATTGTTTGA
- a CDS encoding iron ABC transporter permease, with product MSSLGEAPIVQSVTYRRLVLRKRLILLGLSVLLIFSVLLDLALGPAQYSLGEVLKALFSPDTASAQVRVVMWDIRLPVALMAVAVGAALSLAGAQMQTILNNPLASPFTLGISAAAGFGAALGLAFGVALFPLAAQYIVPLNAFIMAMLSALLIHFMSMRRGVTAETIVLLGIALVFTFNALLALVQFFATEQAVAAVVFWTMGSLTKATWPKLGVVCVVILITLPIFAKRAWAMTALRLGDDKAASFGINVRSLRFQTLIMVSLLASFPVAFVGTIGFIGLVGPHIARMLIGEDQRFFLPASLLTGALILSASSVVSKTLIPGAIFPIGVVTSLIGVPFFISLILNGKKNSW from the coding sequence ATGAGTTCGCTGGGCGAAGCACCGATCGTGCAGAGCGTCACCTACCGTCGGCTGGTGCTGCGTAAACGGCTGATCTTGCTCGGGCTGAGCGTGTTGCTGATCTTCAGCGTGCTGCTCGATCTGGCCCTCGGCCCGGCGCAATACAGCCTTGGTGAAGTACTCAAAGCGTTGTTCTCACCGGACACCGCTTCGGCACAAGTCCGGGTGGTGATGTGGGACATCCGTCTGCCGGTGGCGCTGATGGCGGTCGCTGTCGGCGCGGCGCTGTCGCTGGCCGGTGCGCAGATGCAGACCATCCTCAACAACCCGCTCGCCAGTCCCTTCACCCTCGGCATTTCTGCGGCGGCCGGTTTCGGTGCGGCGCTGGGGCTGGCCTTTGGCGTGGCGCTGTTTCCACTGGCGGCGCAATACATAGTGCCGCTCAACGCGTTCATCATGGCGATGCTCTCGGCGCTGCTGATTCACTTCATGAGCATGCGTCGCGGGGTGACGGCCGAGACCATCGTGCTGCTCGGCATCGCGCTGGTGTTTACCTTCAATGCGCTGCTGGCGCTGGTGCAGTTCTTCGCCACCGAGCAAGCCGTGGCGGCCGTGGTGTTCTGGACCATGGGCAGCCTGACCAAAGCCACGTGGCCAAAACTCGGGGTGGTCTGCGTGGTGATCCTCATCACCCTGCCGATCTTCGCCAAACGCGCTTGGGCAATGACAGCCCTGCGACTGGGTGATGACAAGGCCGCCAGTTTTGGTATCAACGTGCGCAGCCTGCGCTTTCAGACGCTGATCATGGTCAGCCTGCTCGCGTCGTTTCCGGTGGCGTTCGTCGGCACGATCGGTTTTATCGGGCTGGTCGGGCCGCACATTGCGCGGATGCTGATCGGCGAGGATCAGCGGTTTTTCCTGCCGGCCTCGTTGCTGACCGGTGCGCTGATCCTGTCCGCCAGTTCGGTGGTCAGCAAGACGCTGATCCCGGGGGCGATTTTCCCCATCGGCGTGGTCACGTCACTGATCGGCGTGCCGTTCTTCATTTCTCTGATTCTCAACGGAAAGAAAAACTCATGGTGA
- a CDS encoding ABC transporter substrate-binding protein, with translation MVNVFRRRQTFAALLFAGLLGLSFSSLMPSSAQAAEPDPALGTVTDLQGRTVKVHLPVRRVILGEGRQLYLVAALDTQNPIERIVGWRKDLIQSDPDTYNAYLRKFPDIAKIPTFGGFESGTFDIEQAISQKPDVIILNIEAQHATEDARYIEKLDALGIPVVYVDFRNNPMQNTEPTMRLFGKLFGKEQRAEAFIDFRNQQIHRVTDVIEKRHPARPSVFIERIGGYTDDCCLSFGNENFGLFVDMAGGNNIARRIIPSTFGQLNPEQVIVANPDHVVVTSADWEAFAPGGHWVGVGPGADLAEARRKLAWYTQRPAYAGIKAQNTQAFHAIWHQFYNSPYQFVAIQQLAKWFHPELFADLDPDTAFRELHERFLPVPYEPGYFVSLQKTEAKP, from the coding sequence ATGGTTAACGTTTTTCGCCGCCGCCAGACCTTCGCCGCTCTGTTGTTCGCAGGGCTGCTGGGCTTGTCGTTTTCTTCATTGATGCCAAGCAGCGCGCAGGCTGCCGAGCCGGATCCGGCGCTGGGCACCGTGACTGACTTGCAGGGCCGCACGGTCAAGGTACATTTGCCGGTGCGCCGGGTCATTCTGGGTGAAGGTCGCCAGTTGTATCTGGTGGCCGCGTTGGATACGCAAAACCCCATCGAACGCATCGTCGGCTGGCGCAAGGATTTGATCCAGTCCGACCCGGACACCTATAACGCCTACCTGCGCAAATTCCCCGACATCGCGAAAATCCCGACCTTCGGCGGTTTCGAGAGCGGAACCTTCGACATCGAGCAGGCGATCTCGCAGAAGCCTGACGTGATCATCCTCAACATCGAAGCGCAGCACGCGACCGAGGATGCGCGCTACATCGAGAAACTCGACGCTTTGGGCATCCCGGTGGTGTACGTCGACTTTCGCAACAACCCGATGCAGAACACCGAGCCAACCATGCGACTGTTCGGCAAGTTGTTCGGCAAGGAACAACGCGCCGAGGCCTTCATCGATTTTCGTAACCAGCAGATCCACCGCGTCACCGACGTGATCGAGAAGCGCCACCCTGCCCGCCCCAGCGTGTTCATTGAACGCATCGGCGGCTACACCGACGATTGCTGCCTGAGTTTCGGCAACGAGAACTTCGGCCTGTTCGTCGACATGGCCGGCGGCAATAACATCGCCCGCCGGATCATTCCGAGCACCTTCGGGCAACTGAACCCAGAGCAAGTGATCGTCGCCAATCCCGACCATGTCGTGGTCACCAGCGCCGACTGGGAAGCCTTTGCGCCGGGCGGCCATTGGGTCGGCGTCGGCCCGGGCGCGGACTTGGCCGAAGCCCGGCGCAAACTGGCCTGGTACACCCAGCGCCCGGCCTACGCCGGCATCAAGGCGCAGAACACTCAGGCGTTTCATGCGATCTGGCACCAGTTCTACAACAGCCCTTACCAATTCGTGGCCATTCAGCAATTGGCGAAATGGTTCCACCCGGAACTGTTCGCCGATCTTGATCCGGATACCGCGTTTCGCGAGTTGCATGAGCGGTTTCTGCCAGTACCTTACGAACCGGGCTATTTCGTCAGCCTGCAAAAAACCGAGGCCAAACCATGA